DNA from Fibrobacter sp. UWB15:
GTGGATGGCGGAGAACTTGAACTATGAGGCGGCAAGCGGCAGTTACTGCTACGGAGAGACCAAAAGTGACCCCAAGACGGAAAATTGCGCCACATATGGGCGTCTCTACATTTGGTCCACAGCCGTGGGCATGTCCGAGGACGAATGCGTCTATGGAAGTTATTGCAGCTTGCTCAGGGGCAATGTGCAGGGCATTTGCCCCGACGGTTGGCACATTCCGACCAACGATGAATGGGGAGTCCTAATCATCGCAGTGGGCGGGTCCAACTCGTCAACTACGGGTGTTAAGCTCAAGGCTACAACGCTTTGGAAAGCTAAAGACGGCATCACCAATGTTGATGCCGTCGGCTTTGCCGCGCTGCCAGCAGGTGACAGGGGCGTCGGAGGCGGCTTCTACGGTGTCGGCAGTCTGGCCTATTTTTGGAGTGCCTCACAATACAAAGTCGATTACCCCAACTTTATGACCCTGCGCTATGACTGGCGCACCGCGTCCCTGAGCTACTGCCAAAAAGGCGAAGGCTTCTCCGTCCGTTGCGTCAAGGATTCTGACTAAATCTCAAAAGGTTTCCCCATGAAAAACACATTCGCGAAAAAGTTCACGGTCTGCGCCCTTGCGGGGGTGCTCGGTTTCGCCCTGACCGCCTGCGACGATTCTTCGTCGGCGGGGGGTGATGGCGGCGAAACATCGACCAAGTCCAGCAACTCTAGTTCTTCAAGTGTCACCCCGAGCGATGTCGAGGGGTCTAGCAAAACCGCTTGGGATTACTTGAATCCGGACATCGATTATGGAGAGTTTACCGATGAACGTGATGGACAAGTCTATAAGACGGTTAAAATCGGAGATCAGATATGGATGGCCCAGAACTTGAATTATGCTTACACTGGTGTGAAGTTCTACGGGGAAAAATACACCTCCGATTCCACAAGTTGGTGCTACGAGAACAAGGTTTCCAACTGCGACAAGTACGGTCGTCTTTATACCTGGGCGGCGGCCATCGATTCGGTGAAGTTGGCTAATGATGCGGACAACCCGTTGGACTGCGGCTTCAGCAAGCGGTGCGACCTGTCCGGTAAGGTCCAGGGGCTCTGCCCCAGTGGCTGGCACCTTCCCGATACTACGGAATGGAACACCCTTTTCACTGCGGTGGGCGGCGGTTCTACGGCTGGCACCAAGCTCAAGTCCCAGACTGCATGGCATCCTTTTACCGATCCATTTACCTTTACCGTCATCACTAGCGAAGATACCTTCGGTTTTTCTGCGTTGCCTGCTGGCATCATCTTAGCCTTTGGCACCTTCTCCTACGATGGCGACAAAGCGCTCTTCTGGAGTTCAACGGATGTCCATCGCGACGCTGCGTACTACATGGACTTGGACTTTGTCAGCGACCAAGCGCGCCTGTTCACCTCCAACTACAAGAACGGCGGCTTCTCCGTCCGTTGTCTCAAGGACTCGGACTAAATCTCAAAAGGTTTCCCTATGAAAAACACGTTCTCTAGAAAGTTTACGGTCTGTGCCCTTGCGGGGGTGCTCGGTTTCGCCCTTTCCGCTTGCGACGACTCTTCATCGGCGGGTGGCGATGATAACGGCGAAACAAGTGCCCTGAGCAGCAGCGCCAAGGTCACTGAACCAGCCGAAGTGACTGACGGGTCCAGCGACAGTCGCGAGGCATCCAATGATGCTCAATCTAGCGGCAATGAAAAATCAAGTTCTTCTGTCACTCCGAAGAGTGCAAAAAGTTCTTCATCGAGCGGGGACCCAAAATCTTCATCAAGTTCCGATATGGCTGAAACTGCAACTTCCAGCAGCGATGGCAGTATCTACGACGCGTCTGCTAACATATTGACCGACTTACGCGATGGTCGAAACTACAAGACAACCACGATTGCCCCTGTCGGAACGAATTATTCGGAAGTGTGGATGGCGGAGAATTTAAATTATAGGACAGAGAACAGTTTTTGTTATAGAGATAAATTCGAAAATTGTGATAAATATGGCCGCTTGTACCTGTGGAGTGCTGCGGTCGGAAAGACCTTGGAAGAATGCGGATACGGACATAAATGTGATCTTGGTGCAGGCTTTGTTCGTGGAGTCTGTCCAAAGGGATGGCATTTACCCAGCAAGTCAGAATGGGAAAACTTGATTGTAGCCGTGGATGACTCCATTACGGAATATACTTCTGACAATAAGGCTGGAAGAATGCTCAAGTCTACTACGGATTGGACGTTCGACGGGAATGGGGTTGATTCCTATTCTTTTTCAGCGCTTCCTGCGGGCAAAAGGGATATCTCCACTTATTTCTATAATGGATATTATGGTGAGGAATCCGAGTATGCGCACTTTTGGAGCTCTACAGTCAGAAATGATAACTGGGCATATCAAATGTCATTATTCTACTATCGTCACGATAATGCGACATTGAATGACAGTAGTAAAGACATGGGCTACTCCGTCCGTTGTGTGAAGGACTCGGAATAATCCCTACCCCCTATCCCCTAAATCCTGCCCCCTAACATTGGTTATCGAGATGATAGTGCTTGAAAGCCACCAATATAACACTGGTGGCCTGTTTTATCCCTTTTGTAACAGTAATATTACGCCGAATGCAACTCTTACATACCATCCGAAGATGAGTACGAAATTATTCTTCCCGCCGAAATAGCAACACCAATGTCGGATATAATGAAAAAAATAAAGCATCCGTCAGCCTAGGGTAATTTCCATTACCCCATGACGAACGGATGACATTTTTAGGCCGCATTCTGATGGTCTTGCCGTAGTAATTTGTAAAAGGTTGTTCTTTTTAACCCTAATTGCCGCATTGCCGCCGTCGCTGTTAGCGTACCAGATTTGACTTGAGTGATTGCGTCATCCCAGCCTTCTGGTTTCGGAATCGATTTTTTTCCGAAGTGAACGCCGCGCTCCAACGCGAGTCTTATCCCCTGTTGCTGCCTAGATCTTATGTTGATCCTCTCGCGCTCGGCGACGTAACTGAGTATCTGTAAAACGAGGTCCGCAATGAAGCGGTTATCCAAATTATCTCCGCCAATTGAGGTGTCGAGTAAAGGCATGTCAAGCACTTTAATATCGCATTTTAATGTCTGAGTAATGTGCTTCCACTCGCTCTGTATTTCAGAATAATTACGCCCGATTCTATCGATTGAAAGCACCACAACTCGGTCTCCGGGCTGTAATGCCGGTAAGGACGATTCCGTGCCTACCAACGCTCTCCAAGCGCGTCTATCGAAATCCCGGCCAGAAGCCTTATCGCAGTACAAATACCGTTGATCGGTGATATATGGTTTTAGAGCTTCAATTTGTCGGTCTAGGTTTTGGTCGGTCGAACTGACCCTTGCGTAACCAAATGTTGCCATGGTGGTCTCCGTGTTAGATGATTAATGATTTTTTATGTAAGGCAGTCCCGTGAATGACTTGCCATTGTTCGGATTCGTCAACGCATGCGAAGCGAATGTGCGTGAAAGATGGGTGGTGCAATCCGAATGTGCGCTTTGCTTTTTCAGTGTTTAGCGCACTAATTTAAGCCGCATTTTGGACCTAAAAATAGTAGTGCGGTCTTGTACACTTTAACGACCTACTTTGTGCACGATTTTTGATGATGACGATGTCGGGTCTACATCAATAGGGTTTGTGTATACATGTGGGAATCTTACGGAAAAAACTTGAATGGTACAATGCTCTATATTAATATATATGTGATGAGTGTACCAATAGGGGTGCTTTGTAGGCGTGTCTACTTAGTAGTTGTACACCGATATGGGCTGGGTGACGAAAAAATTTTTCATCAGCATATAAACTTCTGATAGTTCGTTAGGGAATCCTAGCAACCAATGCATTATGCATTCTCATTTGGTAAGACGACGAGCGGATTGGGATGAATAGTTGGTTCATAAAATACGATACCCAGTCCGCTCGTTTTCATTTATTTTATGGTTTCACCGCATATATATTGTACAGCGCGTTCAGCCTTGCTAGCTGCAATCGGCAAAAGTGAAATATCATTGCGAAGCGCACGTATCCAAGACTGAATATATGCCGCGCTATCTTTGACGGTATACGTGCTGTCGATACCCAATTTGTGCAGTAAAAAGGTGCTACCGAGTTCGGCAATTAATTCTTCACGGCTATAATCTTCGCTGCCGAACGGAGCAATTTTTGCATTAGGCTTAAATCTGTTCAATCGATGAAAATGGCCCGTAGAGTGGGTTGCTTCATGGGCGAGAACCGAGTAGTATTGACTTGCCTCTGTAAAGCGTTCAATGCAAGGAACATTAATAAAATCCTTGGATACGGAATAGTATGCTTCTGTTGAAGACGTGTGAACTATGGAAATTTTTTCTCGCTTTGCGTAGTTGTTTATTAATGTTTCGGCATCGGCAATAGGTTTTGCTTCTTTAGTCTTGGTCAACCATTTTGGCATCATGCCGTCTACGTCGGCAATATCGAACACGATATATTTCTTAAGGAACGGAATCTGTTTAGTGACTATTTCACCATTTTCGTCGACTTCTTGCCTTTCAAGCATGGTCCAGAAGTAGACCTTATATCCGTGTGCTCCACGGCGTATACGACCATTGCATGCATGGATTTGATGGTACGTTGCCAATTCCCCTGACGATTTGCCGACCAAAAGTTGGTTGATTACGGAATAGGGACGGCCTGTGGCATGACTAACCAAAAGGCCATTACCCAGCCATGGGGCATGCCATGGCGCAAGCCCGTCGCCATTTTGCAGCATGGATATTACGGTATCGGTGATTTCTTGGTACGATTTATTATTAAGCATTGTAGCCTCCGTCAATTCATTTCATAGAATGCAATAGAAGGCGAGGGCAAGCCCGCCGTCGCTCTGCCAGTCGTTTCGACGTCGAACAACAAAAAAAACACCCAACGCCTCCACGTCGGGTGATTAATTGAAGGAAGAAAATATCGTACTATCCAGAGACTCGTTTCTTGCTAGGTCTGTAGATGTGGATACGCTTCTTAGCCATTGGTGGCCTCCGCGATTACTTGCTGATACTTTGTCAATACTGCGGCTTCGATGTGCTCGCGCATCGCTCGCGTTATTGGATTGCAGACGCTGCGATAATCCTCGCCTTTGAAGAATGGGTCTACTGGGTAGCCTACAAACAAGCCGTTGTCGCCGTCCATGACCCGCAAACCGCGAATCATAAACTGGTCGCCGAGGATAATGTTTGCAAGCGCCTTGATGTGCCCCATAGACGGCCCCTCGGTGAAGGGGAATATCTTGCAGTCGGTGACTTGCATTGCTGTGTTAGATTGGGCTTCGAGCTGCTGGATGCGAGCGACTAAGTCGGCTTTCTTCATTGTGCTGTAGTTCATTATTACCTCTTGATGATTGTTGCTTGTCATAGACCGCAATCCAATTCATGGGCAGTCCCGCCGACGTTGTGCCAGTCGTCTGTAATAGACAACAAAAAAATGTGCCCCTTGGGGCACTCGATTAGACTCGTTTAATTAGACTTCCATACAGTATGCATCTTCACACCAGCTTTCGATGTAGCTGGGATATGCCTCGCTGACTCCGTAATAGAACGTAATGCCGTTGGAGTCTTGATTGTCCGCCACAATATCGTCACGATGAAGCAAGAGGTAGTCTCTGTCCTCTTGGGTAGCCTTGATGTATTCGATATCGTCGGTGTTGTCGATTGCGCCGTTCCACAGGGAATGACCATAGACGCATTCTCCAGCACAGCGGATTGCCGTGATTGCGTCTGATTGCTTGGTCAAATCGAGATGATAAGTCTCAGCGGCTTTGCGTACTTCTGCTTCGATGGATTCGCCATCACCGTGCCCCCAGTGCTGATATAGGTAGGCAAGTGTCTTGCCATCATGTTTTAGGACAAATATGATTCGATCTGCCATGTAAACCTCGTATCGTTTCAGAGCTAATCCGTATATGAGGCAGTCCCGCCGAAGTTGAGCCAGTCTGCGTAGAAGAGCCGAAGTCGGAATTGATTGGGCCGAAATCGGCGTAAGGGAGTATTGAGCCATGTATCTTTATCGCTGTTCACGCGTGTGAATTTGCAAAAAGAGGATTCTTTGTTAGGGTACACGTTTTTCGATGAATGAGGACTCTCCATAGTCAGACGCCCCAAAAAGTAGGCATACAAAGATCGTCCATTTTTCAAAAAATTTAGGGGTAGGGTAGGGGATCAACGCGCTTGCTTCATAAATAACAGTAAGAGTATTATACGCGTGTCTATGCGAGTCGCATCAACCACATACTGAACGAATTGTGCATTCGGTATACAGATACCGCAATCAGCATAGAACTCGTGTAGATTCCGAACAATCCTATCGTAATCTACCAAACGACTGTTCCAGAGCGTATACCTGGCAGATAATCGGTGTAAACATTCAACATAATCGGCACTTACATCTATATCTGTATCATTAAAAGCGGTCACGACATAATTACTGTAATCTACTAGACGCTTGTTACATGGCGCATCAATAGCAGCCTCAATCGGAATCGTTGAGTCTGGAGGATTCAGAGTTGCGCTAGCGAGAGTTATATAAGTTGATGCTAGCATACAGCCATGCTTAACGCAAATCGAAACATCCCGCAACTGATGACAACGATGGTAATAGCACTCTCCGAACATCAATCGATCTTCTGTCGCACATTTCGGACAATAACGTATACGGCGAATCGTCGCATGATTTAACAGCATGTAGTCAGCTATGTCTATCTTGCCACTATGTTCCAAGCGGCTTAATGCAACACGACGTGCATACGCATCCATGTATCGAATATAATAGGGAATCATTGTATGTCGCCATAGGAACGCACCAATATCAATATACTGGCTACGTAATGCAGTCTTGATGTCTTCACTAAATTTTATGGCAAATTCAGCACTAAGTGTACGACATCGTGTAATTACAGAACATCTGCAATGACCTACCCATCGTGAGAGCCAGCTAGAGATCAGTTCATCCGGGTAAATCTTCGGCATGTACGCAAGCATCAGATTTCCTCTACGCTAAACAACGAACGTAAACAGCCTATCAAGTCACCACCAGAGCGTTTATACTCCGCAACGACATCGGCCATCGTCCTAGTGACGGCTACATGTAAGGAAGCTTCCTTAGGTGTAGGCAAATGTTCATGCTTTAGCCTAGTAGTTTGTGATAATCTTGGCTGTATACTAGGCAGCGTATGTCTATGAAGCATTCGCATTCGTTCGTTATACGCTATAGTCAGCGAGTCCAGCCCCAATGATTCTGTACCGCGAAGAATAGCTACTTGCTGAGCGTCATGGACCAAAGCTACAAGTGACGAAGGCAATCCACCGGAATGCGTAAATAACCAGTTATAAATGGACTCGTTAAGAGCAGACTCTTTGCCCACATACTGGTAAGCGTACATGGTCGAACAGAGTCGATAAAATTCGTCTCCGTAGGTCATCGGGCCGTATTCGAGTCCAACGGTTCTTCGTGCCATCTGTGGGACTTGCTGAAAAAATCCAATACACTCTGGAGTCCCTATAAGCAGAAGACTTATTCCGGTTGTATTAATGAGCTGGATGAGCATCATATACAGTTGCCGACCGGCTCGATGTTCGACTATGTTCTGGATTTCGTCCACAACCAAGGTACCTACATGCAAGTGACATATTTGGCAAACAACTCCAAGTAATTGCTGACTGTTCACACGACCTTTACAGACCGTTTCATAGTAATTTGTGCCAAGCGCGTCATCTATCGCAATAACAATCTGATAAAGAAGCCCCTTGCAACTCGAATCGAATGGGCAGCTAACTAACAACACCGGAACAATCTTGTGGAATGAATCTTGTATATCAATGACGCCACCCAACAGTTCAACGGAATATTGTAAGCATGAAGATTTTCCAATTCCAGAACAACCGATAACTGTAGCACTGGTTGCACCAGAAACGACGCCGTGATACTCTAAACCGTTCATCCAACGGTATGTTGCATTAAGCCGTCTTACGCTGTCGGGATTACCTTTTTGTTCCAAGCTCATACGCGTCATCGTATATAATTTGTGGTAGACTTCCACACACATCGTCGTCGGTACGAAGATTCGGTAGACATCAGTCAGTCGCATTAATCGGTCACTGGCTGACATTAATCGAACATCGGCACTATAATCTGGTAGGCGAGTCAGCGCATCAATTAAGCAGGCTCCGGTTAGTAGGGGAGGAAGATAGCTTGCGAAATCAGCCATTGGACGCCTCCTTGACGAAATCCTTATGTGTGTCTATACGCGCAATCTCGCGCGTTTCGCGTATATTTTTGATGTTTGATGCCGCGCCATGCCCAGCATTAGCAACAATAGTCTCAATATGATTAGCTAGGTCAATCTTACCTTGTAACGCTTTGGTTCGGAATCCACCCACAAAGCATCGGATGTCCTTAACAAAGCGGTCCTTCTCGTCGAAACTCATATCTGCAAACCGATCTTCAATCAGCGAAAACTCGCAGTAGTCATCAGTCACTAGGTATACCGATGACGTGTTATCTGGATTATACGCAACAATCGCATCGTCGCCACGAAGGTAATGCTCGACATAACCATCGTGATGGTAGCGGAGCCCATTTACTAGCAAACCCTTACGGCTAAATTTACCTTTGGTTCGCGGCAACAGGATGAGCATTAGACGTTTCTTGTCAACCTTAACCAATCCGTCAGCGCTTAACGACTTGGCATAGTTCCAAACGCTTGCGGCATGTGGCGGAACTCTTTTAGCCAACATTTCGCGAGTATACGGGAAATTAGCCAGTACACGTTGTGTATTATAGTGAAGTATAGTGCGAATAACGACTTTTTCAAACTCCTCAAGCGTCAGTGTCGCATCTAGGCGATAATCATGCCCACCACGACGTCGAAAATCTGTCTCAATAACACCATGTCCCTTAAGATATGGTTTGAAGGCCTCTTGAATAAGGCTAAACAACTTCTCCACGGGGCCTTTAAGCTCTGGCCTGAAAGCTGGCAAATTGACGACCGTAACGCCTAATTCACTGAGCTGTTCAAAATTCGCGCTTGCAAATTCGGAACCCTTATCGGTAATATATGTAGCCATAAGCGTATTACAATCCCAGTCATGAGAGTCTATAAGGATTCCAAATTGATGGCACCAATTAACCTTATCGGTTACGGCATTCAAGAGCATGTTTCGGACAGAATACATGCCGCCTTCCCACGTGAGACTGTAGGCGGTACACATAGAACTAAACGCATCCACGCATACGGTCAGCAAGGGGCGACCCACGACACGCTTGGCAGCATCGCATAAGTATATATCGCATACAGACGAGTCAATCATCGCGACTCCGATGGTTGCAGAGAGCTGTTGCACCCCAGCGCCAAGAAGTGGACGGCGGTTCATCTGATATGCCTTGATACCATCCCTTGTAATAAACTCCGTCTGTAATTTGCGGGTTTTACGAAAGTAGTATCGAAATTGGTGAATAGAAGGATGATGGGGTAGGAGGCTACCAGTAGTATCACAATATCGTTCCTTGAGCATCATTACGTATGTCTCTGGTATGCTTCGGCCAAACCGCGTGTAGTAATATCTATTGATAGCCCATCGCATATTTCGCTGGTCCTCGCTGAGATTTGGGCGAACACGTAGGGGAGGCGCAAAAATAGCTTTGGTCTGGTAGACCAGATAAAGATTAAGATCGTCTTTCAATCGACGTCGACTCAAGTGTAACGATTCCGCTGACTCTGCTAATACGGAGAACCGTTTACGTTCGTCAGTCAAGTACATTAGTGCTAGGGCGATGCGAGCGAATCGATGATTGCATGCTTGTTCTTGTCGTGCGTTTAATTGCTCCGGAATGTGTCGGTTATTGGCCGATTGCATTTCTGACTCGCTGACGACGACTGCTCCGGCAAGTTCGTCTTCGCGCATGAACCTGGGTGCGCCGATATTGGTACAGTTGATGACAAGTATCATCCCGTCACCAGAAGAGGAGAGGACACGATATATACACCCATTATGCTTTAAAAGCACTTTATCCTTGAACATGGTTAGTCTCCTTATTTGTTACAACTCCCCAGTCAGTCACTCCGCGCCTATACCAGTAGTCCCTAGAGGCATCCAAAATCCGCACAGTCATTGGTTTAATAAGATGCTTACGACTTACACATTCGCGGACTGCAAATGAACCGCTTGTCCTCCGTATATAGAAGTCTGATGTGTAATCGCCTATTTCAAGTCCCCGCAGAGGCAAATTACATGTGAACGATTCCACATCATCGCTAGCTTGCAATATCTCCGCGTATGCGGATTGCAAGTCATTGTAGCACCTACAGACGTCGGTAGACTTGCTTAGATTACGTTTTGTGCATCTGGTTTTGGGATTACTCTTCTGCAATTTGGCGCCTCCAAATCCCGAAAAATGATTCCGAAAAACATTGATGTATGCCGAAATCCGCATTATTTGCCGAAATCCGCAAAATGAATTGGCGTTTTTGTATCAATTTGGGCATTCTTGAACCTCCGAAATTTGCGATATCGGACTTACTCCATGTCCTATAGCACGGTGTACTTCCATATTGGAGTTGTCCAAAGTTCCACCTATTCAGACCTGGTGCAGACCGATGATCCGGCCAGAGTCAGCAACAGTTCGAACTAATATCGTCATTAATGTTATGGACGGTCATCCAGTGCGATATATGCCGAAATTTGCCGGATTCCGGCAATTATGGCACCGTACGCGCCGTCTTACGATATCGGAGAACCTACGAGAACGAGTACGACAGTTGTGACGAAGTCGACTGGATTCGGCCAGTCCATAGCCCAACTGGTCCGACAATTCCTACGTGGAAGTCTATTTTGCGCCATGTGGAAGTCGGCTGTACGTCGCGACATTGTAAAACAAGCCTCCCCTGAATTTTCAACATCTTTATTGCCGATAATGCGGATTATGTAAACTAAATATTCTCAAAGAAAAGAGACTCTTGGCCAAGGGTTGTTCAAAACAGCAAAATTTGTATAGAAATTATTTATATTTTAAAAATGAAACTCGGTGCTCTTGTCGCCCTCTTACTTATCATTCCCCTTTTTGCAGAAGACTCTTTTCAGCGTTATTCGGTCGTACCTATACTCGGGTATACCGAAGAAACCGAATTTCAGTACGGTTTCATGGGACTCTTTTTTCTTAAGCCCGAAACTGAAGGTGGCAAAGTTCCTGAAATCGGGATTACCACCTACGGTTCTACCAGAAACCAGCTGCAAGTGGCATTGGAACCCTATTTTTACTTTTTTCACGATCAAATTACGGTATGGTCCATTCTCAAATACCAAGATTGGATTGCAAGCTACTTCGGACGAGGAAATGACCCCGATATTGACGAATACACACTCTTTGACCGCAAAAAGTTCCATGGCGGAACTCGGATAGAATCTAGAATCGGCATTCCCAAAGAATTCAAATACGGCTTAGAGTTGCATATAGAACACACCGACATTTCATTCCACGAAAGCGATTCTAAACCTCTCCCCCATTCACATTCGGGCTGGCGTAACGGACTAGGCTACCTGCTTGGCTTAGATACCCGTGACAACACCAACTGGACTCGCCACGGCTACCTGGTGCAATGGCAACAAATGTTCTACAACAATCACCTGGGCGACTATACCTTCAATGTAGAAACCCTCGACTTGCGTGGCTACTCGAGTTTGTCTAAATCGACTACGACGGCAGTCGGCTTTTTGTGGATGCGCGCAGACGGCGATGTTCCTTTTGATATGCTGGCAGGTCCTGACGGAATCAGCCGTTTCCGCGGCGTAGAAAGTCTGTATTTTGGAGACAATCAGGCGGTAATCATGCAGGCAGAAGTCCGTCAATTTATTTGGTGGCGCCTAGGTAGCCATGTGTTTTTTGAAGGCGGAAAATCAGGCCGTTACTTTAGTGAACTTGCGCGTAACGACTGGCACCGGTCCGTTGGCGTAGGCGCTTTACTCGGACTTAACCTGAAAGAAAACTTATTCGCAAGAGCGGACTTTTCTTGGGTCGATTTTGACCATTTAGGTCTCTCTTTTTACGTTCGTCAAGCTTTTTAGCACAAAATCGCCAAGAAATTGACTGGATATGTGCATTTCGTCCTTAATTTAAGTCTATATGTCGCTTTTGTAGTAAAATTGACAATGCATTTATTATTTTTTTCTATCTTTGTCTCAAAAAAGTTACGAGGTATAATATGAATGAAATGAAAGAAAAACTCAAGGCCTTCTTTATGTCTGATCTCGGCGTCGATGGCGACGTGCTCCAGTTCGATACCCCGCTTTTCGGTGAAGAAATTGGCCTCGATTCTGTGGATTCCCTTGAAATTATTTCCTTTGTGGATTCCAATTTCGGTGTTTCCATGACGGGCGTTGCCAAGGAAAACTTCCAGAGCATCGATACAATCGCTGCTTATA
Protein-coding regions in this window:
- a CDS encoding BamA/TamA family outer membrane protein: MKLGALVALLLIIPLFAEDSFQRYSVVPILGYTEETEFQYGFMGLFFLKPETEGGKVPEIGITTYGSTRNQLQVALEPYFYFFHDQITVWSILKYQDWIASYFGRGNDPDIDEYTLFDRKKFHGGTRIESRIGIPKEFKYGLELHIEHTDISFHESDSKPLPHSHSGWRNGLGYLLGLDTRDNTNWTRHGYLVQWQQMFYNNHLGDYTFNVETLDLRGYSSLSKSTTTAVGFLWMRADGDVPFDMLAGPDGISRFRGVESLYFGDNQAVIMQAEVRQFIWWRLGSHVFFEGGKSGRYFSELARNDWHRSVGVGALLGLNLKENLFARADFSWVDFDHLGLSFYVRQAF
- a CDS encoding acyl carrier protein, translating into MNEMKEKLKAFFMSDLGVDGDVLQFDTPLFGEEIGLDSVDSLEIISFVDSNFGVSMTGVAKENFQSIDTIAAYIEAHKA